GAGCAAGCCGCCAATCACGGCGGCGCCCAGTATCGTCGAGAAATGCAGCAACGTCGACGATGCAACGTGCGTGACGAGCGCAATGCCGGCCCCTACCGTGATCAACGTCGGTATGGCAGGCAGAGGCAGGCCCAGCGAAGACCCGAGCACATTCAGGAATACGACCAACGTGCCGTACCGCGCGATCATTTCATGCGACATCATGATGCTCTCCTTGAGGCTTGCGCATACCCGATCTCGACGATCGTTCATCGCTCCGCCGGAACCGGCCTGCCCGACGCCGGCTCCGCACCTGCCGTCACGGCGACGGTTCGGCGCTGCATGGCGTCATCGCTTGACCAGCCGAAATGAAACGACCCCGGGGAAGGCTCGATCCCCGCTACCTGGCGACAGACGGTTCTTCTTCCGGCGAGTGCGTTGATGCCGGCAACGCGTCCTTGCCCGAGCCGCCGATTTCGTTGACGTCCTGCCGATAGCGGTGCACGTCCCGCGTGACGAAGCCGGTTTCCCGGCTCGGAATCTCGAACCACTCCGGGTGTCCGAACGAACGCCGGATATCATCGAGGCCGCTCGCCCAATGCTCGCGCATCGTATCCTTGCTGAATTCATAGTCCTTGTAGTGCCCTTCGAACGTCTTGTTCTTGTAGATCAGGTGCACGACGTTCACCGCGCTGCCATCCGCGGTTTTCTGCGCCTCCCGCAACAACGGGTGCGCGAGCCGCAGGTGTTCGGGAATATGCTCGAGCAGCGCCTTGATCATCTGCGCGTGCTTCTGGTTCTGCGACATGAACGCGGTGATGGCGCGCGTGCGGCTTGAATACTGAATGTCCTTGGTGCGCTCGCTGACATCGAGGAAATCGCCCGGCAGCTTGCCTCGCGAGCTCCACAGGTCGATCTGGAACACGAGCGTGTCTTTGTGCTGGCTTTCCCGGATGATCTCGGTGAGCGGCGTGTTGGAGACCAGCCCGCCGTCCCAGTAAAACTCGCCATCGATCTCGACCGCCGGAAAGCCCGGCGGCAGCGCGCCGGACGCGATGAAATGTTCCGGCGCCAGACGCATTTTCGAATTGTCGAAATAGACGAGATTGCCCGTTCGCACATTGACCGCCCCGACGGATACGCGAATGTTCCCGTCATTGATGCGATCGAAGTTTGCGTACCGCAAAAGCGTTTCACGCAATGCCGACGTGTCGTAATAGCTGACCTGATCGGGGCGTTTCCTGCCGAGCCCCGCGAAGGGCGCATGCATGCGCGGGGAGAAGAATCCGTCCTGACCTTCCATCAGCGTGCGCGTGGCGGCCCACGCACTCGACCACCTGCGCCCCATGTCCGCAAGACCGGGCCACGCCGACATATACATGCCGACGTGCGAGAGCGGATCGGTCGACTGACCGATGGTGTTCCAGAAGCCGCGCAGCGCTTCCGTTCGATCCGCGGGCGCATTGCCGGCGATGATCGCCGTATTCAGCGCACCGATCGATACGCCGGCGATGCGCGTTGGTTCCACGCCGACTTCGGCCATGCCTTCATATACGCCGGCCTGGTAGGAGCCGAGCGCGCCGCCGCCCTGCAGCACGAGCCCGATTTCGTCATAGGCGGGGAGCTTGATGCGATGGGGCTGCGTCAGCTTGTTACGCTGGCTTGAATTCATCGTGTTCTCCTTACTGCATGAACCAGCCGTGGCTGACGACAATCGATTGTCCGGTGAGCGCGTTCGACTCGAAGCCGGCCAGAAAGGCAACCGTGTTCGCGACATCGGCCAGCGACGTGAATTCGCCGTCGACCGTCTCCCTCAACATCACGTCCTTGACGACCTGCTGTTCGGAGATTCCCAGCACTTTCGCCTGCTCGGGGATTTGCTTGTCGACCAGCGGGGTTCTGACGAAACCCGGACACACGACATTGGCACGCACGCCACGCGGTCCGCCTTCTTTCGCGACCACGCGCGCGAGACCGAGCAACCCGTGTTTCGCGGTCACATAGGCGGACTTGAGCGGCGAGGCCTCGTGCGAATGCACCGAGCCCATGTAGATCACAGTGCCACCCTTGTTCGACGCGTACATATGCCTGATGGCGGCCCGGGTCGTCAGGAACGCACCATCGAGGTGAATGGCCAGCATCTTCTTCCAGTCGGAAAATGCGTAGTCCTCGACCCGGTTGACGATCTGGATGCCTGCGTTCGACACGAGCACGTCGATGCCGCCCAGCCGGTTCACCGTTTCGGTCATGCCCGCATCGACGGCTTCCTCGCTGGTGACGTCCATCGCGATTGCCAACGCCTTCCCGCCGTTGGCGACGATGTCGTCGGCAACCTTTCGGGCGGCCTCGAGATTCAGATCCGCGATCACGACCGTCGCGCCGTCTGCCGCGAGCTTGCGCGCGCACACTTCGCCGATACCGCTTGCTGCGCCCGTCACGAGCGCGACCTTGTCATTCAATGCCATACATCCTCCGGGAGCTTATTGGTTGACCGCGAGTTTCAACGACTCGGCAGGGGCGAGATAGTCATAAGCCACTTCGCCGATATCGAGCGTCAGATTTGCAATGACGTGACGTGCGCCGATCACCTTGCGAACCGGCAGATCGGCAACCGATGCGAGTGCATGCGGATGCAGTTCGAGCGCGGCGGGCCCCTCCCATGCGCCGATCACGTCGACATCGCGCAGGAAGAAGCGCACCAGTTCGCAGATGCGAGCCGAGCCATCGACGTGCGGAATGACCTTGAGCAGATAGTTGGGCGTGTCGGCGAGCTTGCGACGCTCGGCTGCCAGGTCGAGCGCGCGGTATTTGTAGCCCATCGTTCCGGTGGCGATGCGCTGCGTTCCGTAGTCGAGCGTGCCGAGCAGCGTGTCCTTGCCATCGACACAGAGCTTCGGTGAGGCCAGCTTCTTCGGAAATCCCCAGATTTCGCGTCCGGCTGCGATCGGACCTTCATCGTCGAGGTACATCGCGTGCGTGAAATTGGCTCGGTTGCCGTTCTCATCCAGAACGGAGATCACCTGGCCGCTTTCCGTGTAGTCGCCGAATCCTGACGAATCGGGCATGCGAATGAACTCGTAATGGACGACGGCATGGTCGACCGTCAGCGGTTCCGGAACGACGGCCCGGAGGGCGTCCATGTCCGTCTCGTACGAGATGATGAAGTACTCCCGATTGATGAAGCGGAAGGGCGGACGCGGATACGCCGGATTGTGCACGGGCATCGCAAAGGCGTTGTTGCGGATATCTTCTTCTGTCACGGATCGTTCCTCGGTTGGTGAGGTGCTGCGTCACACCCATCGCAACAGCCTGTGCTGCCGCGGCCAATGACGTGCGAAGACGCCACGCGGCGCAGACTTGCCGCGCGCGTTCGCACGTTTCTCTTGCGGTGCCGTGTTTGTTTCCCGGATTGCTTCAGGCAGCATGTACGGCTACCGTCAGCGCAAGCGTAGGCGATGTGGTGTTGCGGCAGTAGCCTCGCAAAGGACCTCACCATGTTGTCTCGGCGACAACAATCGACGACAGGAGGCGTGCGAGGCAATGGTCCGATACCAGCGAGAAGGCACCGGACGCCCTATAGCGCAATGATCGTGTGGCTCGACGGATCGCCGGCATGTTCTCCGAGCATCGCTTTCAGATCGCGCTCGATCGTGCCGCACAGCGTTGAAATGGGAACATCGTTTGCGCCGCCTTCAAACGGATTCTCCGTGCTTTCGCCAACCTGATCGAGCGATGTGTACATCCACGATACCGCGACACTGCATGGCACCACCAGCCAGACCATGTTGCCGTGCATGAAGCCGCTCACGCTATCGTTCAGCCGGTTGAATTCGTTCAGAAGACCGAACGGAAGCGACAGGCAAAAGAATCGTACGAACAGGGAGCTGACGGTCGCGTACTGACGCGGATAGGGGAAGTTCTTGAAACGTTCCGATCTTGACTGGAGATCAATGAAGTCTCCGATCATTTTTTGAAGCTCCATATAGAAATTAGAATTCAGGTGGCCGGCCATGTGAAGCATCTTCAGCGACGTGCCTTGCAGGCTCAACAGGAATGTAGCGATGGAATTGGAAGAAGAAAGTGCCTGCGCTGCTTCAGACGGAGACAGGTATTTTGGCAACAATTCCTTGATGTCTTTTTCCCACTCCGGAACGCGATAGAACCGCCGATACTCGGCATTGAAACGTTTGTGCGTGCTTTCCCAGATCCGGGGACGACGCAGCTCGTATCGCAGTGCGGTCAGCCAGGCAAGGTGCCGATAGACCAGTGTTCGGGAAATCTCGTCGTCCGTGACAAAATCGCGCGTGATTTGGCCCCAGCGGCGGCTTTTGCCGAGGATTTCAGTCCAGATGTCCAGCGCGTCCATTGCCCGGTTGTATGTTTGAACGTTCTTGAAGCCGACGATAAACGACGTCGCGGTTCCGAGGAGCGCCACGATCGTCAGGGGTATCGACAGCCATGTGATGGAACAGAATTTATACAGAATAACCGGTACGGAACCGAAAATAAGAAGCTCGTAAATCTTCCAGCGAGTCCAGATCAGGAATTCCGATAATTTGTACGATTTCCCGAGGTGCATTTTGTTTTCCTCATTGATGGTTCAGGTGGGTGACGAGGATGGTGTTTTATTAACGCGCGAAACCAGTGCTGCCTTGTTGCTGAATTGACAATAGCCGGACGGCTCCTGTTTCGGAGGTTGCTCACCTGGCGTGGGTGACGTACGGCCGAAGATCTTCCGTCACGCATCATGCCTGCGATCGATTCGGGCGGCATGTGATCGATTGGTGCCAAAGAGACAACATCGTGAGCACGATTGCGGCTCTACTGCGCAATGCCGTGTCGACCTAGGATGGCTTCGTGCGGCGGATTGCCGCTAACGGCATCCGTCGACATCGCAATTTTCCAACCGAGGACAACAACCATGTCGCAGAAAATCTTGATCGTGGGTGCCGGCTTCGCCGGCGTGTGGGGCGCACTGGGCGCAGCTCGCGTGCTGGATGGTGCGGGTGTGACGAGCAGTGACGTTGAAATCACGTTGATCTCCCCGAAACCGGAATTGCAGATTCGGCCGCGGCTGTACGAAAGCGAGCCGCAGCAGATGGCTGCACCGCTGCTGCCGCTGCTCGATGCCGTTGGCGTGAAATTTCTCGAGGGTAGCGTCGAAGCGATTTCCGTTCACGAGAAGACGGTCAGTGTCGCTGGCGCCAACGGCCAAAAGCATTTGCTCGCGTATGACCGCTTGTTGTTGACCAGTGGCAGCAAGTTGAGCAGGCCGCCGGTGCCCGGTCTGGCGGAGCACGCGTTTTCGGTCGATCGTATCGAGGACGCGGTCGCGCTCAATGACCACTTCGCGGCGCTGGCGAAACTGCCGGATTCGCCGGCACGCAATACGGTCGCGGTGGTCGGCTGCGGCTTTACGGGTATCGAGGTCGCGACTGAATTGCCCAAGCGATTGCGCGAGTGGTTTGGCCCGGACGCGACGAGCCGTGTCGTCGTGATCGGGGCGCAGGACGAAATCGGTCCCGATCTTGGCCCCAATCCTCGGCCGTATGTCGCTGAAGCCTTCGACTCGCTGGGCGTCGAGGCGGTACTCGGATCGCGTGTCGTGTCGGTCGGGGCGGATGGCGTTCGTACCGCGTCGGGCACGCATATCGAAGCGATGACCGTGATCTGGGCGGGCGGAATGCGCGCCAGCCCGCTGACGGCACATGTCTCGTCGCGTCTCGACCCGCTCGGACGTGTCGAGGTCGCACCTGATCTTCGCGTGGCAGAAGCGCCCCATGTGTTCGTGGCGGGAGATGTGGCGCGCGCGCGGTGCGACGATGACGGGCACGATGCATTGATGTCGTGCCAGCACGCTATCGTGATGGGGCAATTCGGCGGACACAACGTCGCCGCAGACCTGATCGGCGTGCCGACACTGGAATACCGGCAGCCGTTCTATGCGACATGCGTCGACCTCGGCGAATGGGGCGCTGTGTACTCGGAAGGCTGGGATCGGCAGATCAAGCTGACCCATGCGGAAGGCAAGGCGCGCAAGCAGATGATCAACACGCAGTGGATCTACCCGCCGGCACCGAATCGTACCGACGCGTTGGCAGCGGGTAATCCGCAGGCATCCTCCGACTGACCTGTCGGCGCCCCACGCGTATCGCGAAGTGCGCCGTGGGGCAGTCACGCACGGCGGCGGCAATGAACGTTTTCAACGGACAACGCGCTGCCGCCGCGCGACAGACATCGAGTCAGTCGACGACGGTCACGATATTGATGGTGCCTTGTCTGGCCATCTTTGCATACGGGCACAGGCGCTCTGCAGTTCGAACCATTTCTTCCGCGATGTCTCGATCGACGCCAGGTATCCGGACCCGGACATCGATGAGCAATGCATAGCCGCCGTCCATGGGATCGCGCCCGAACGAAACCTGCACCTCCACGACCGTGTCGGTGATCTCCATGTCGGCGCGTTTCTCGAGCAGGTTCAGCGCACCGTGGAAGCACGCGGCGAAGCCCGCCGCGAACAGCTGCTCCGGATTGGTCCCGTTGCCGGGCCCGCCGAACTCGGTGGGCAGGCGCAGATCGACGGCGAGATTGCCGTCATCCGAGCGGGCCACGCCGGATGCGCGGCCGTGTCCTGTCTCACCGCCGGACACGGTGACGGTCGTCGTATAAAGCGCTTGAAAATCCCGGCCCCGATACCTGTCGAGGAGGGAGAGCGGAGGGGCTTGCAGCTTCTTGTCATCCATGATGCATGCTCGAGTTCAGCGGCGCGCTCCGACCCTCAGTCATGCATTCGTCGAAGCGTCTTGCGAAGGGGGCTGCACTGCCCGGGCAGATAGCGTCTTCAGGAAATGCCGTGAAGCGCACTATCGTGTGAGGAATACGGCAATCTTCCGGTGCAGCCGGATTCCCGGTTCGTCTACGGGAGAAAGACGCTTCCATGCTAGAGGAGCACAAATGGTGACGGTATAGCCGCCAAGGGCGATTGTCTGTTTCCCGTTGGACACCAATCCGAACTCGGCGCGATGGGCGCCGCCACGAGCTTTCGCGTATCAACTGCCCAGGCAGGCGCGCAGCGTTTGTGCGTGACGCTGCGCTTCGCCCGCGTCGGCGATGTTCGCGAACCCGATGATGAGGCCGCGCGGCGTTTGCTGCGTGTGGCTGTTCGTATACCAGATCGAGAGCGGCAAGACTGCGAGTCCCGCGTCGCGGGCACGCGCGGCAACGGCGACGTCGTCGACCGGCCCGTCGGGCCCGTCTGCGAACCGCACCGCGAACTGGATGCCGCCGGCCGGCAATTCGACGATCAGGCGCTCGCCGAACGCCTGCCGCAATGCGTGCACGATCAGCGTGCGCCGTTCGCCGTACAGCGTACGCATCCGTTTCAGATGCCTGGCAAAGTGCCCCTGTTCGATGAAATCCGCCAGGGCCGCCTGCAAGAGCGTCGGCGAGCCGGCATTCATGCTGCATGCCACGCGCTCGACGCGCTCTACCGCGCGCTCCGGCACAACGGTGTACGCAAGCCGCAAACCGGGGTACATCGCCTTGCTGAAGGTGCTGCAATAGATCACGTGATCGCGGCGGTCGAGACTCTTCAG
The DNA window shown above is from Burkholderia pyrrocinia and carries:
- a CDS encoding DUF3734 domain-containing protein, with protein sequence MNSSQRNKLTQPHRIKLPAYDEIGLVLQGGGALGSYQAGVYEGMAEVGVEPTRIAGVSIGALNTAIIAGNAPADRTEALRGFWNTIGQSTDPLSHVGMYMSAWPGLADMGRRWSSAWAATRTLMEGQDGFFSPRMHAPFAGLGRKRPDQVSYYDTSALRETLLRYANFDRINDGNIRVSVGAVNVRTGNLVYFDNSKMRLAPEHFIASGALPPGFPAVEIDGEFYWDGGLVSNTPLTEIIRESQHKDTLVFQIDLWSSRGKLPGDFLDVSERTKDIQYSSRTRAITAFMSQNQKHAQMIKALLEHIPEHLRLAHPLLREAQKTADGSAVNVVHLIYKNKTFEGHYKDYEFSKDTMREHWASGLDDIRRSFGHPEWFEIPSRETGFVTRDVHRYRQDVNEIGGSGKDALPASTHSPEEEPSVAR
- a CDS encoding 3-hydroxybutyrate dehydrogenase, whose product is MALNDKVALVTGAASGIGEVCARKLAADGATVVIADLNLEAARKVADDIVANGGKALAIAMDVTSEEAVDAGMTETVNRLGGIDVLVSNAGIQIVNRVEDYAFSDWKKMLAIHLDGAFLTTRAAIRHMYASNKGGTVIYMGSVHSHEASPLKSAYVTAKHGLLGLARVVAKEGGPRGVRANVVCPGFVRTPLVDKQIPEQAKVLGISEQQVVKDVMLRETVDGEFTSLADVANTVAFLAGFESNALTGQSIVVSHGWFMQ
- a CDS encoding acetoacetate decarboxylase; the encoded protein is MTEEDIRNNAFAMPVHNPAYPRPPFRFINREYFIISYETDMDALRAVVPEPLTVDHAVVHYEFIRMPDSSGFGDYTESGQVISVLDENGNRANFTHAMYLDDEGPIAAGREIWGFPKKLASPKLCVDGKDTLLGTLDYGTQRIATGTMGYKYRALDLAAERRKLADTPNYLLKVIPHVDGSARICELVRFFLRDVDVIGAWEGPAALELHPHALASVADLPVRKVIGARHVIANLTLDIGEVAYDYLAPAESLKLAVNQ
- a CDS encoding bestrophin family protein; amino-acid sequence: MHLGKSYKLSEFLIWTRWKIYELLIFGSVPVILYKFCSITWLSIPLTIVALLGTATSFIVGFKNVQTYNRAMDALDIWTEILGKSRRWGQITRDFVTDDEISRTLVYRHLAWLTALRYELRRPRIWESTHKRFNAEYRRFYRVPEWEKDIKELLPKYLSPSEAAQALSSSNSIATFLLSLQGTSLKMLHMAGHLNSNFYMELQKMIGDFIDLQSRSERFKNFPYPRQYATVSSLFVRFFCLSLPFGLLNEFNRLNDSVSGFMHGNMVWLVVPCSVAVSWMYTSLDQVGESTENPFEGGANDVPISTLCGTIERDLKAMLGEHAGDPSSHTIIAL
- a CDS encoding NAD(P)/FAD-dependent oxidoreductase; the encoded protein is MSQKILIVGAGFAGVWGALGAARVLDGAGVTSSDVEITLISPKPELQIRPRLYESEPQQMAAPLLPLLDAVGVKFLEGSVEAISVHEKTVSVAGANGQKHLLAYDRLLLTSGSKLSRPPVPGLAEHAFSVDRIEDAVALNDHFAALAKLPDSPARNTVAVVGCGFTGIEVATELPKRLREWFGPDATSRVVVIGAQDEIGPDLGPNPRPYVAEAFDSLGVEAVLGSRVVSVGADGVRTASGTHIEAMTVIWAGGMRASPLTAHVSSRLDPLGRVEVAPDLRVAEAPHVFVAGDVARARCDDDGHDALMSCQHAIVMGQFGGHNVAADLIGVPTLEYRQPFYATCVDLGEWGAVYSEGWDRQIKLTHAEGKARKQMINTQWIYPPAPNRTDALAAGNPQASSD
- a CDS encoding Ohr family peroxiredoxin, with amino-acid sequence MDDKKLQAPPLSLLDRYRGRDFQALYTTTVTVSGGETGHGRASGVARSDDGNLAVDLRLPTEFGGPGNGTNPEQLFAAGFAACFHGALNLLEKRADMEITDTVVEVQVSFGRDPMDGGYALLIDVRVRIPGVDRDIAEEMVRTAERLCPYAKMARQGTINIVTVVD